The Candidatus Nitrospira nitrosa genomic sequence ACTTGGCTTCGATCACTGCACCTGTTACTTTTTCAGACGCGGTCGTGATAGCCTCGACTATCGAAACCTTCGCTGAGGCCGACTTCTCAGCTTTATTGGGCTCCGCCAGCACTTGATCGATCAGGGGCACGAGTCCGGCTCCTACCACGAGCACGATCCACCTAATCCTTGTAAACAATCCCTTGCACATCACTTTCTCCGTAACCTCACCGTGAAGTCCTACGCCCGCCGCTCACGCAATGTTTGTCTCGTCCTCTCGACATAGTCTCGACGCATCGTATCAATCTCCTTCGGGCTAATCCTCACAAGGTAGCCGCATCCGGAATCGGGGCCGATATATATCGACCCAAGTAGTGGCGCGCGGAAAAAGACAAAGTTGGCAATCTCCGCTTCGAAGTACTTCGTGCTGAATCGCATAGACCTCCAATCCTTCGTCAAATCCAGTTCTACTGCCTGTACAGTCTCGTGTCGGTGGCCGTATAACGCCTTCTGCCCTACACAGCGCCCGTTGTTGTCATCGTCGGTTCATCGGCAAGCTCAATTCGTTGCCCTCACCATTCGTGAAATGGCTGAGCCCCAATGATTCCGTTTATCGGATGCGGGCAATTGGAGTTTTAATAATCTCGGTGCTCCGACCGACCTCCTCCATAACGAAATTGAGCAAGGCTTCCTCGACCAGCCTCTTCTCAGTTCCAATCCCGACGCGCCGACTCACAATCTGTCTGTACGCTCCATACGTGGCAACTGCCATGGACACATTCAGCATGCCCAGCAACACTACCCACAGCACTCCATTTCCCAACGTACCGACCCCTGTCGCCTTTCCCCTTCACTCCGGCCATAATGACCGGACAGTACGATATTTCGAGATCGCAGAAACATTCACACCGTATCAATGGCATGGCAGAGTGACACGCCACGGGTGAACGTCCCAGCGAACGTGTACCGCCAATTGATAGGACCCTAACAAAGACTACGATTGAGGAGGATGAAAGACTGCGATGGAGAAGATTGGAAGATGCCTGGGAGATTGACTCTCCAGACTAGAACGAGAGTGGCTCGGAACACCCGGTTCCAGTATGACCGGAGGAATAGAGAAGTCTTCGGAGAGTGATTCCACGGGAGTATCCGACGTCAGGAGACCAAGCAAGGTGACGGGAACTCCCAGCATCTGTAATACCACGCCGATACAAACAAAGGCGATCAGA encodes the following:
- a CDS encoding PepSY domain-containing protein encodes the protein MCKGLFTRIRWIVLVVGAGLVPLIDQVLAEPNKAEKSASAKVSIVEAITTASEKVTGAVIEAKLEQKHDQLIWEVEVVTPEKQVMKIHIDAQTGAAIDVEEQTVKARRIQRRN